In the genome of Danio rerio strain Tuebingen ecotype United States chromosome 23, GRCz12tu, whole genome shotgun sequence, one region contains:
- the tspan31 gene encoding tetraspanin-31 (The RefSeq protein has 2 substitutions compared to this genomic sequence), with product MVCGGFTCSKNALCSLNVVYMLVGLLLIVVAAWGKGFGIVSSIHIIGGVIAVGFFLQLIAIVGLIGAVHHHQVMLFFYMVILFVVFLFQFGVSCSCLAMNQGQQEKLLESSWKIMSNDTRISLEKKLDCCGLFNSTNLQADIMSDLHLCTSPCTQKKECVTCGPKMLQYSSEALKILGGVGLFFSFTEILGVWLAMRYRNQKDPRANPSAFL from the exons CTTGTGGGTCTCCTGTTGATTGTTGTAGCAGCATGGGGCAAAGGCTTTGGCATCGTCTCCAGCATTCACATCATCGGCGGCGTAATTGCCGTAGGCTTCTTTCTGCAACTGATCGCCATTGTGGGGCTCATAGGAGCGGTCCACCATCACCAAGTCATGCTTTTCTTT TACATGGTCATTCTCTTCGTAGTCTTCCTCTTCCAGTTTGGAGTTTCCTGTTCTTGTCTGGCCATGAATCAGGGTCAGCAG GAGAAGCTGCTGGAATCATCCTGGAAAATAATGAGTAACGACACAAGAATAAGCCTTGAGAAAAAGCTGGACTGCTGTGGCCTTTTCAACAGCACCAACCTCCAggcagacattatgtctgatctACACTTGTGTACATCT CCATGTACACAAAAAAAAGAATGCGTCACCTGCGGTCTGAAGATGCTCCAGCATTCATCAGAAGCTCTGAAGATCCTGGGAGGAGTTGGTCTGTTTTTCAGCTTTACAGAG aTCTTAGGAGTTTGGCTGGCCATGCGCTACAGGAACCAAAAGGACCCGAGAGCAAACCCCAGTGCTTTCCTATAG
- the tspan31 gene encoding tetraspanin-31 isoform X1: MVILFVVFLFQFGVSCSCLAMNQGQQEKLLESSWKIMSNDTRISLEKKLDCCGLFNSTNLQADIMSDLHLCTSPCTQKKECVTCGLKMLQHSSEALKILGGVGLFFSFTEILGVWLAMRYRNQKDPRANPSAFL; the protein is encoded by the exons ATGGTCATTCTCTTCGTAGTCTTCCTCTTCCAGTTTGGAGTTTCCTGTTCTTGTCTGGCCATGAATCAGGGTCAGCAG GAGAAGCTGCTGGAATCATCCTGGAAAATAATGAGTAACGACACAAGAATAAGCCTTGAGAAAAAGCTGGACTGCTGTGGCCTTTTCAACAGCACCAACCTCCAggcagacattatgtctgatctACACTTGTGTACATCT CCATGTACACAAAAAAAAGAATGCGTCACCTGCGGTCTGAAGATGCTCCAGCATTCATCAGAAGCTCTGAAGATCCTGGGAGGAGTTGGTCTGTTTTTCAGCTTTACAGAG aTCTTAGGAGTTTGGCTGGCCATGCGCTACAGGAACCAAAAGGACCCGAGAGCAAACCCCAGTGCTTTCCTATAG